Part of the Flexistipes sp. genome is shown below.
GTAAAGATTGCTGCTGTCACCCAGGTTGGCAACAGGGAAACTTTCATCACTGTTAATTTTCAGAACAGCCAAATCCAGAATTTTGTCACTTCCTATAATTTCTGCGCTGTACTGTTTCCCGTTGTTTAAAATGACAAAAATTTTGTTTGCAGCTTTTGTTACATGATAGTTCGTAACAATGATACCGTTTTCCCTGACAAAAAAACCCGATCCCAGACTTTGTGTTTTATATACTCTGTTAAAACCGAAAAAGTTATCAAAAAAGGGGTCATTGAAAAAAGGGTTGAACTGCTGTCGGATGATTTTTTCCGTTCTGATATTTACCACGGTGTTTTCGAACTTCCTGATGGCTTCCACCACCGGCGTTATCCTGTGTGAAGCAAAGGCTTGTGCGGATAAAAAAATTATAAGTAATATGTTAACAATGTATCGCATTCTTCTCCCTTTTGTATCCCTTCCTTATTTTTATCAATCACCGAAATACTTCTGAATGACGATAAGCTGCCGGGAACTTTTACAGAGTATCTGTCTGCTGAATGCAGGGAACCGTTTTCAAAGTATGTATAAGTCTGTATAAGTTTATAAAAACCTTCCTTCTTTTTTAAATCGAAGTTTACAGCACTTTTTTGTGCATGAAAATCTCCTGAGTCCGGAACCATAATTTTTTTAACAAATGGAATGAGAAAAAATTCAGTGGAAACAACGGCTGATTCAGGTGTTCCCGGGAAGATAAAAACAGGTCTGCTGTTTAGCTCAGCGAATTTAAATGTTTTGCCAGGGCTTGCGTTTATACCTTCTACAAGAATTTTTCCGCCCAGTTGTCTTATTGTATTTGTCAGCAGATCGAAACGGGAAAATCCGGTGCCGCCGAAGGTAGTGATTATATCATACCTTTCAGATGCTGTTTTAAGAACTTCTGCCAGCTCTTTTTTGCTGTCAGGTACAACTCCGAGATAACTGTGTGGAATATTCAGCTTATTCAGAAGTGCGGTAAGCATGTAGAAATTACTGTTAACAATGGAATGTTTGCTGTGGAAAAGATGGGTGATTTCGCCGCCTGTGGATATCACCCCTATTTTTGGAGGCATTAAAACCTCTATATGACTGATTTTCAATGAGGCGAGAAGCTCAAGGTCACGATGGTCGAGCCTGTGTTTTGGTGGAAATATTTTTTCATTCTGTTTTACTTTGCTCCCCTTTACATCTATAAACCTTTTTCCCGGTTTTTCCAAAAAGAGCTTTCCATCCTGATTTTTTGAATACTCCAGCGGAACCACCATATCCGCATTTTCAGGTATCATGG
Proteins encoded:
- a CDS encoding molybdopterin molybdotransferase MoeA, giving the protein MNSLSDLWDARKTVLNCSFPPLSETVSLEQGMGKILARKILSPVDLPHFNRSRMDGYCINAEISDFSKPFKITAEISASDYPENTLDKNEALKVATGSMIPENADMVVPLEYSKNQDGKLFLEKPGKRFIDVKGSKVKQNEKIFPPKHRLDHRDLELLASLKISHIEVLMPPKIGVISTGGEITHLFHSKHSIVNSNFYMLTALLNKLNIPHSYLGVVPDSKKELAEVLKTASERYDIITTFGGTGFSRFDLLTNTIRQLGGKILVEGINASPGKTFKFAELNSRPVFIFPGTPESAVVSTEFFLIPFVKKIMVPDSGDFHAQKSAVNFDLKKKEGFYKLIQTYTYFENGSLHSADRYSVKVPGSLSSFRSISVIDKNKEGIQKGEECDTLLTYYL